A stretch of Amycolatopsis balhimycina FH 1894 DNA encodes these proteins:
- a CDS encoding sensor histidine kinase translates to MRSLRSLTVGVQGGRSPAALVEAGGLTALVVLALWQFDRWDGVPLGPPARDAGAVLALAAAGVATAAAVVAALGPAEAGHRKLVAPLGFYGLVVIPAGVVGGPGPGMTIARFVASCLFLVLAATALPWSARSSRPFALAGTLLVAGIALSLLEGYPVAAHVIVVGGWWVVAAGFVAAGTARAERATWRIGIGLSLVAVAHLEAFTSVPEFLTAPELEFGGLRLLGLFVVLVMLARPVGGALRAARADAEREHEIRNVLSGLSGVGYLLDAGPETLDRGQRAELASAMRAELARVGELLGDRPGDQDGDTPLRPLLTQLVALRCARGERVELDVPPCLWVAMPAHALTQVLTNLLANCDRHAHGSRVRVVAAADGDRVTITVADDGPGLPEHGHPKPGIGLSVCTRLLAEHGGQLWLGPPGPGCTVEVRVPAVADIPAPRGSPVRVGSPQVV, encoded by the coding sequence ATGCGGTCGCTTCGTTCACTCACAGTGGGGGTGCAGGGCGGGAGAAGTCCCGCGGCGCTGGTGGAGGCCGGGGGGCTGACGGCGCTGGTCGTGCTCGCCCTGTGGCAGTTCGACCGCTGGGACGGCGTGCCGCTCGGCCCGCCGGCCCGGGACGCGGGCGCGGTGCTCGCGCTGGCCGCCGCCGGGGTCGCGACCGCGGCGGCGGTGGTCGCCGCGCTCGGCCCGGCCGAGGCGGGGCACCGGAAGCTCGTCGCCCCGCTGGGTTTCTACGGCCTGGTGGTGATCCCGGCCGGGGTGGTCGGGGGGCCCGGGCCGGGGATGACGATCGCGCGGTTCGTGGCCAGCTGCCTCTTCCTGGTGCTGGCCGCGACCGCGCTGCCGTGGTCGGCGCGGTCGAGCCGGCCGTTCGCGCTGGCCGGCACGCTGCTCGTCGCGGGGATCGCGCTGTCGCTGCTGGAGGGGTACCCGGTGGCCGCGCACGTGATCGTCGTCGGCGGCTGGTGGGTGGTCGCCGCCGGATTCGTGGCCGCGGGCACCGCGCGGGCCGAGCGGGCGACCTGGCGGATCGGCATCGGCCTGTCCCTGGTCGCGGTCGCTCACCTCGAGGCGTTCACCAGCGTCCCGGAGTTCCTGACCGCACCCGAGCTCGAGTTCGGTGGTCTGCGCCTGCTCGGGCTCTTCGTGGTGCTGGTCATGCTGGCCCGGCCGGTCGGCGGCGCGCTGCGCGCGGCCCGGGCCGACGCCGAACGTGAGCACGAGATCCGCAACGTCCTTTCCGGGCTGTCCGGGGTCGGCTACCTGCTGGATGCCGGCCCGGAGACGCTGGACCGCGGGCAGCGGGCCGAGCTCGCCTCGGCCATGCGGGCCGAGCTGGCGCGGGTCGGGGAACTGCTCGGCGACCGCCCCGGCGACCAGGACGGCGACACCCCGCTGCGGCCGCTGCTCACCCAGCTCGTCGCACTGCGCTGCGCCCGCGGCGAACGGGTCGAGCTCGACGTGCCACCGTGCCTGTGGGTGGCCATGCCCGCGCACGCGCTGACCCAGGTGCTGACGAACCTGCTGGCCAACTGCGACCGGCACGCGCATGGCAGCCGCGTGCGCGTGGTCGCCGCGGCGGACGGTGACCGCGTCACCATCACCGTGGCCGACGACGGGCCCGGGCTGCCGGAGCACGGCCACCCGAAACCGGGGATCGGCCTGAGCGTGTGCACGCGGCTGCTCGCCGAGCACGGCGGGCAGCTCTGGCTCGGCCCGCCCGGCCCGGGGTGCACGGTCGAGGTCCGCGTGCCCGCCGTGGCGGACATCCCGGCTCCGCGGGGCAGCCCCGTCCGCGTCGGGTCACCGCAGGTCGTCTGA
- a CDS encoding lactate 2-monooxygenase, whose amino-acid sequence MTERFGSYQNELYLQGLGGQLPPCSTDATKLEASAREVMAPGPFSYVAGAAGSGATARANREAFDRWRIVPRMLTGATDRDLATTVLGTRLPAPVAVAPVGVQSIVHPDAESATARAAASVGLPFILSTASSTGIEDVAAANGDGPRWFQLYWPGDNDVCASLLTRAKNAGYTALVVTLDTWTLAWRPSDLDQAYLPFLKGEGCAVPFTDPVFRGLLEKTPEEDPNMAILRWIGMLTGTDRTWDQLPFLREHWDGPIVLKGIQHVGDARRAAEAGVDGIVVSNHGGRQVDGAIGALEALPGIVAAVGDRMEVLFDSGVRTGADVLKALALGARAVLVGRPWVYGLAHAGEDGVRHVLRSLLADFDLTMGLSGHRTLAELGPDSLQRA is encoded by the coding sequence GTGACCGAACGCTTCGGCAGCTACCAGAACGAGCTCTACCTGCAGGGACTCGGCGGTCAGCTGCCGCCGTGCTCGACCGACGCGACGAAGCTCGAAGCGTCGGCCCGCGAGGTCATGGCGCCCGGCCCGTTCTCCTACGTCGCGGGCGCGGCGGGCTCCGGCGCGACGGCGCGCGCCAACCGCGAGGCGTTCGACCGCTGGCGGATCGTCCCCCGGATGCTGACCGGCGCCACCGACCGCGACCTGGCCACGACGGTGCTCGGCACCCGGCTGCCCGCACCGGTGGCCGTCGCGCCGGTCGGCGTCCAGTCGATCGTCCACCCGGACGCCGAGTCCGCGACCGCCCGCGCCGCCGCGTCGGTCGGCCTGCCGTTCATTCTTTCGACGGCGTCGTCCACCGGCATCGAGGACGTCGCCGCGGCCAACGGCGACGGCCCGCGCTGGTTCCAGCTGTACTGGCCCGGCGACAACGACGTCTGCGCGAGCCTGCTCACGCGGGCGAAGAACGCCGGGTACACGGCGCTGGTCGTCACGCTCGACACGTGGACGCTGGCGTGGCGACCGTCCGATCTGGACCAGGCGTACCTGCCGTTCCTGAAGGGGGAGGGGTGCGCGGTCCCGTTCACCGACCCGGTGTTCCGCGGCCTGCTGGAGAAGACGCCGGAAGAGGACCCGAACATGGCGATCCTGCGCTGGATCGGCATGCTCACCGGCACCGACCGGACGTGGGACCAGCTGCCGTTCCTGCGCGAGCACTGGGACGGCCCGATCGTGCTGAAGGGCATCCAGCACGTCGGGGACGCGCGCCGCGCGGCCGAGGCGGGCGTGGACGGCATCGTGGTGTCGAACCACGGCGGCCGCCAGGTCGACGGCGCGATCGGCGCGCTGGAGGCGCTCCCCGGCATCGTCGCGGCGGTCGGCGACCGCATGGAGGTGCTCTTCGACTCGGGCGTCCGCACCGGCGCGGACGTGCTCAAGGCGCTGGCGCTGGGCGCGCGGGCGGTGCTGGTCGGCCGCCCGTGGGTGTACGGCCTGGCCCACGCGGGCGAGGACGGCGTGCGCCACGTCCTGCGGAGCCTGCTGGCGGACTTCGACCTGACCATGGGCCTTTCCGGCCACCGCACGCTCGCCGAGCTGGGGCCGGACTCGCTGCAGCGGGCGTAA
- a CDS encoding sialidase family protein: MSLGVSSPKRRILATLTALLLPLAVVLAPAANAATGGSPLPVDPAHGKHKIARLAQEPRHDVPNPLLKERFAEEEEEDGDDPALSALCQTYIGKPNPYRPLAPNTDVIDGDTIVPTGSQTGCSTAQNETTIAVNPENPRNIVAGSNDYRLYNTRESRNDSGGFAYTSFDGGRTWANVQLPHLDFPTGAAAPLSYMDAAGDPAVAFGPHNTVYYATLVFSRAAVPDDQQLASGIAVSVSHDGGRSFGDPAILHLDGVTPAGTPTPANIFNDKEWIAADPVSGDVYVTWTQFTYDSTGAFTESPIVLSKSRDFGRTWSPMRRVSPSLSGFHGGITPFGSGSNPVITRDGTLQVAYETSVCATAACDQPSDHDAVVVATSRDGGRTFRHSEVGLDFDFPVDEDVANNALTGEHFRINSFPQLTYDRVTDHLWVTWADDRNGTYRDGESVKTNGDAFLSGSDGRHGWSKPVKIGTGADEVFPAVAALAGRVAVTFYTRAYDPGGIGLDYAYATGWGGGVGAAPIRRITTQTANPQVQFVSTGAVTGKELQGVFIGDYTATAVGADFRLHPAWTDFRGNPGKTLPNQDVGTQTLPMFP; the protein is encoded by the coding sequence ATGTCCTTGGGTGTTTCCTCCCCTAAGCGGAGAATTCTCGCCACTCTCACCGCGCTGCTCCTGCCACTCGCCGTCGTCCTCGCGCCGGCCGCGAACGCCGCCACCGGTGGTTCGCCGCTGCCCGTGGATCCCGCGCACGGCAAGCACAAGATCGCCCGGCTGGCGCAGGAGCCGCGGCACGACGTGCCGAACCCGCTGCTCAAGGAGCGCTTCGCCGAGGAGGAAGAGGAGGACGGCGACGATCCCGCGCTGTCCGCGCTCTGCCAGACCTACATCGGCAAGCCGAACCCCTACCGGCCGCTCGCGCCGAACACCGACGTCATCGACGGCGACACCATCGTGCCCACCGGCAGCCAGACCGGGTGCAGCACCGCCCAGAACGAAACCACCATCGCCGTCAACCCGGAGAACCCGCGCAACATCGTCGCCGGGTCGAACGACTACCGGCTCTACAACACCCGCGAGTCCCGCAACGACTCCGGCGGCTTCGCCTACACCTCGTTCGACGGCGGCCGGACCTGGGCCAACGTCCAGCTGCCGCACCTCGACTTCCCGACCGGGGCGGCCGCGCCACTGTCCTACATGGACGCCGCCGGTGACCCGGCCGTCGCCTTCGGGCCGCACAACACGGTGTACTACGCGACGCTCGTGTTCAGCCGCGCGGCCGTGCCGGACGACCAGCAGCTCGCCAGCGGCATCGCGGTGTCGGTGTCCCACGACGGCGGCCGCAGCTTCGGCGACCCGGCGATCCTGCACCTCGACGGCGTCACCCCGGCGGGTACGCCGACGCCCGCGAACATCTTCAACGACAAGGAGTGGATCGCCGCCGACCCCGTTTCCGGCGACGTCTACGTGACCTGGACGCAGTTCACCTACGACTCCACCGGCGCGTTCACCGAGTCGCCGATCGTGCTGTCGAAGTCCCGTGACTTCGGCCGGACGTGGTCGCCGATGCGCCGGGTCTCGCCGTCGCTGAGCGGGTTCCACGGCGGGATCACGCCGTTCGGCAGCGGCTCCAACCCGGTGATCACCCGCGACGGGACGCTCCAGGTCGCCTACGAGACGTCGGTCTGCGCGACGGCCGCGTGCGACCAGCCGTCCGACCACGACGCCGTCGTCGTGGCGACCTCCCGTGACGGCGGCCGGACCTTCCGGCACAGCGAAGTGGGGCTCGACTTCGACTTCCCGGTCGACGAAGACGTCGCCAACAACGCGCTGACCGGCGAGCACTTCCGGATCAACAGCTTCCCGCAGCTGACCTACGACCGGGTGACCGACCACCTGTGGGTGACCTGGGCCGACGACCGCAACGGCACCTACCGCGACGGCGAGTCGGTCAAGACGAACGGCGACGCCTTCCTGAGCGGGTCCGACGGGCGGCACGGCTGGTCGAAGCCGGTCAAGATCGGCACGGGCGCCGACGAGGTGTTCCCCGCGGTCGCGGCGCTGGCCGGGCGGGTCGCGGTCACCTTCTACACCCGCGCGTACGACCCGGGCGGCATCGGGCTGGACTACGCCTACGCCACCGGCTGGGGCGGCGGAGTGGGCGCGGCGCCGATCCGCCGGATCACGACGCAGACGGCGAACCCGCAGGTGCAGTTCGTCTCGACCGGCGCGGTGACCGGAAAGGAACTGCAGGGAGTGTTCATCGGCGACTACACGGCCACGGCCGTCGGCGCCGACTTCCGGCTGCACCCGGCCTGGACCGACTTCCGCGGCAACCCGGGCAAGACGTTGCCGAACCAGGACGTCGGGACGCAGACCCTGCCGATGTTCCCGTAG
- the hrpA gene encoding ATP-dependent RNA helicase HrpA, translating to MSEPSPFPALRARLPELMPRDEQRLRRRLEGARKARDRDSAFAQIAADIDAAELRVQSRRESVPKIEYPEELPVSKLKDEIAAAIGKHQVVIVAGETGSGKTTQLPKICLELGRGIRGQIGHTQPRRLAARTVADRIASELKTELGETVGYKVRFTDQSGQDTLVKLMTDGILLAEIQTDRSLRQYDTLIIDEAHERSLNIDFILGYLKQLLPRRPDLKVIITSATIDPERFSKHFDDAPIVEVSGRTYPVETRYRPLVDPDHPEDAGDADERDQTQGILDAVEELCAEGPGDILVFLSGEREIRDTADVLNRANLRGTEVLPLYARLSAAEQHRIFQSHTGRRVVLATNVAETSLTVPGIKYVVDPGTARISRYSHRTKVQRLPIEPVSQASANQRKGRCGRTSDGICIRLYSEEDFEARPEFTDPEILRTNLASVILQMTSLGLGDMAAFPFVEPPDRRQVADGVGLLQELGAFAPGGSGSDRGLTDIGRKLAQLPVDPRMGRMVLEAARNGCVREVMIIAAALSIQDPRERPAEKQQAADAQHARFADPTSDFLAYLNLWEYVSEQQKALSGNQFRRMCRTEYLNYLRLREWQDIFGQLRQLAKPLGISLNTNTASVDPQRVHTSLIAGLLSHIGLKDPAKGDYLGARGARFGVFPGSALFKKQPRWVMSAELVETSRLWARVNARIEPEWVEPLAEHVVKRSYSEPHWERKQGAVMATEKVTLYGVPLIADRRVNYGRIDPELSRALFIRHALVEGDWQTRHHFFAENRALLEEVEDLENRARRRDILVDDQTLYEFYDARVPADVVSVRHFDSWWKKARHADPDLLSFEKSMLINESAGGVREGDYPDSWTQGTQVFKLTYQFEPGADADGVTVHIPLPVLNQVTPDGFDWQVPGLRTELVTQLIKSLPKALRRNFVPAPDTAGYVLSRVSASDGPLLEVLGRELRALRGITVPYADWDLSSVPEHLKMTFRVVDERGKKVAEGKDISLLQLKLAPKVRETISKAANSLEKAGLTKPDFGSLPRVFASTQRGHDVKAYPALVDEGASVAVRLLDTPGQQEHAMWAGTRRMLRLNLNSPMKFITRSLSNSSKLVLNRNPHGSVAALLEDCVDCAVDALMASGGGPVFDETGFKVLLEKIRAGLHPEVLGVLTDVEKILRAANDVEVQLSSARGPAESLADIRAQLAALVYPGFVTETGASRLRHVVRYLQGISRRLEKLPLEPTRDLQRTADIAWITREYEDALASLPPGTSSPALREVRWMIEELRVSFFAQTLGTAHPVSLKRITKALDDALA from the coding sequence ATGTCCGAGCCATCCCCCTTCCCAGCGCTGCGTGCGCGCCTGCCCGAGCTGATGCCGCGCGACGAGCAGCGGCTGCGCCGCCGGCTCGAAGGCGCCCGCAAGGCCCGCGACCGCGACTCCGCCTTCGCGCAGATCGCCGCCGACATCGACGCGGCCGAGCTGCGCGTCCAGTCGCGGCGCGAGAGCGTGCCCAAGATCGAGTACCCGGAAGAGCTGCCGGTCAGCAAGCTCAAGGACGAGATCGCCGCCGCCATCGGCAAGCACCAGGTCGTGATCGTCGCGGGGGAGACCGGCTCGGGCAAGACCACCCAGCTGCCGAAGATCTGCCTGGAGCTCGGGCGCGGCATCCGCGGCCAGATCGGGCACACGCAGCCGCGGCGGCTGGCCGCGCGCACCGTCGCCGACCGGATCGCGAGCGAGCTGAAGACCGAGCTCGGCGAGACCGTCGGCTACAAGGTCCGGTTCACCGACCAGTCCGGGCAGGACACCCTGGTCAAGCTGATGACCGACGGCATCCTGCTCGCCGAGATCCAGACCGACCGGTCGCTGCGCCAGTACGACACGCTGATCATCGACGAGGCCCACGAGCGCAGCCTCAACATCGACTTCATCCTCGGCTACCTCAAGCAGCTGCTGCCGCGCCGCCCCGACCTCAAGGTCATCATCACCTCGGCGACGATCGACCCCGAGCGGTTCTCGAAGCACTTCGACGACGCGCCGATCGTCGAGGTCTCCGGCCGGACGTACCCGGTCGAGACGCGCTACCGGCCGCTCGTCGACCCCGACCATCCCGAAGACGCCGGGGACGCGGACGAGCGCGACCAGACGCAGGGCATCCTCGACGCCGTCGAGGAGCTGTGCGCCGAAGGCCCCGGCGACATCCTGGTGTTCCTGTCCGGCGAACGCGAAATCCGTGACACCGCGGACGTGCTCAACCGCGCGAACCTGCGGGGCACCGAGGTCCTGCCGCTGTACGCGCGGCTGTCGGCGGCCGAACAGCACCGCATCTTCCAGTCCCACACCGGGCGCCGGGTCGTGCTCGCCACCAACGTCGCCGAGACGTCGCTGACCGTGCCGGGCATCAAGTACGTCGTCGATCCGGGCACCGCGCGGATCTCGCGCTACAGCCACCGGACCAAGGTGCAGCGGCTGCCGATCGAGCCGGTGTCGCAGGCGTCGGCGAACCAGCGCAAGGGCCGCTGCGGCCGGACGTCCGACGGCATCTGCATCCGGCTCTATTCCGAAGAGGACTTCGAGGCGCGGCCCGAGTTCACCGACCCCGAGATCCTGCGGACCAACCTGGCGTCGGTCATCCTGCAGATGACGTCGCTGGGCCTGGGCGACATGGCGGCGTTCCCGTTCGTCGAGCCGCCGGACCGCCGCCAGGTCGCCGACGGCGTCGGCCTGCTCCAGGAGCTGGGCGCGTTCGCCCCGGGTGGTTCCGGGTCCGACCGCGGCCTCACCGACATCGGCCGCAAGCTCGCGCAGCTGCCCGTCGACCCGCGGATGGGCCGGATGGTCCTGGAGGCGGCACGCAACGGGTGCGTCCGCGAAGTGATGATCATCGCCGCCGCACTGTCCATTCAGGACCCCCGTGAGCGGCCGGCCGAGAAGCAGCAGGCGGCCGACGCCCAGCACGCGCGGTTCGCCGACCCGACGTCGGACTTCCTCGCCTACCTGAACCTCTGGGAGTACGTCTCGGAGCAGCAGAAGGCGTTGTCCGGCAACCAGTTCCGGCGCATGTGCCGCACCGAGTACCTGAACTACCTGCGGCTGCGCGAGTGGCAGGACATCTTCGGCCAGCTGCGTCAGCTGGCCAAGCCGCTCGGCATCTCGCTGAACACGAACACGGCTTCGGTCGACCCTCAGCGCGTGCACACCTCGCTGATCGCCGGGCTGCTCTCGCACATCGGGCTCAAGGATCCGGCCAAGGGCGACTACCTGGGCGCGCGGGGTGCCCGGTTCGGCGTGTTCCCGGGGTCGGCGCTGTTCAAGAAGCAGCCGCGCTGGGTGATGTCGGCGGAGCTGGTCGAGACGTCGCGGCTGTGGGCGCGGGTCAACGCGCGCATCGAACCCGAGTGGGTCGAACCGCTGGCGGAGCACGTCGTCAAGCGCAGTTATTCCGAGCCGCACTGGGAACGCAAGCAGGGCGCGGTGATGGCGACCGAGAAGGTGACGCTGTACGGCGTCCCGCTGATCGCCGATCGCCGCGTCAACTACGGCCGGATCGACCCGGAGCTGTCGCGGGCACTGTTCATCCGGCACGCGCTGGTCGAGGGGGACTGGCAGACGCGCCACCACTTCTTCGCCGAGAACCGCGCGCTGCTGGAGGAGGTCGAGGACCTCGAGAACCGCGCGCGGCGGCGCGACATCCTGGTCGACGACCAGACGCTGTACGAGTTCTACGACGCGCGGGTCCCGGCGGACGTCGTCTCGGTGCGGCACTTCGACAGCTGGTGGAAGAAGGCGCGGCACGCGGACCCGGATCTGCTGTCGTTCGAGAAGTCCATGCTCATCAACGAGTCCGCGGGCGGCGTCCGCGAGGGCGACTACCCGGACTCGTGGACGCAGGGTACGCAGGTCTTCAAGCTGACCTACCAGTTCGAGCCGGGCGCGGACGCCGACGGCGTCACGGTCCACATCCCGCTGCCGGTGCTGAACCAGGTGACGCCGGACGGGTTCGACTGGCAGGTGCCGGGGCTGCGTACGGAGCTGGTGACCCAGCTGATCAAGTCGCTGCCGAAGGCGTTGCGCCGCAACTTCGTCCCGGCGCCGGACACGGCTGGTTACGTCCTTTCGCGAGTGTCCGCTTCGGACGGTCCGCTGCTGGAAGTGCTCGGCCGCGAACTGCGCGCGCTGCGCGGGATCACGGTGCCTTATGCGGACTGGGACCTGTCTTCGGTGCCGGAGCACCTGAAGATGACGTTCCGCGTGGTCGACGAGCGCGGCAAGAAGGTGGCCGAGGGCAAGGACATCTCGCTGCTGCAGCTGAAGCTGGCGCCGAAGGTCCGGGAGACGATCTCGAAGGCGGCCAACAGTCTCGAGAAGGCGGGGCTGACGAAGCCCGACTTCGGCTCGCTGCCCCGGGTTTTCGCGTCGACCCAGCGCGGCCACGACGTCAAGGCGTACCCGGCCTTGGTGGACGAAGGCGCGTCGGTGGCGGTGCGGCTGCTGGACACACCGGGCCAGCAGGAGCACGCGATGTGGGCGGGCACGCGGCGGATGCTGCGGCTGAACCTCAACTCGCCGATGAAGTTCATCACGCGGTCGCTTTCGAACTCGTCGAAGCTGGTGCTGAACCGCAACCCGCACGGCAGCGTGGCGGCGCTGCTCGAGGACTGCGTCGACTGCGCGGTGGACGCCCTGATGGCCTCCGGCGGCGGCCCGGTGTTCGACGAAACCGGGTTCAAGGTGCTGCTGGAGAAGATCCGCGCGGGCCTGCATCCGGAGGTCCTCGGCGTGCTGACGGACGTCGAGAAGATCCTTCGCGCGGCGAACGACGTCGAGGTGCAGTTGTCCTCGGCGCGCGGCCCGGCGGAGTCGCTGGCGGACATCCGCGCTCAGCTGGCTGCGCTGGTGTATCCCGGTTTCGTGACAGAGACAGGCGCTTCGCGACTGCGTCACGTGGTGCGGTACCTCCAGGGGATTTCTCGCCGCCTGGAGAAGCTGCCCCTGGAGCCGACCCGCGACCTGCAGCGGACGGCGGACATCGCGTGGATCACGCGCGAGTACGAGGATGCGCTGGCTTCGCTGCCGCCGGGGACGTCGTCGCCGGCGTTGCGCGAGGTGCGGTGGATGATCGAGGAACTGCGGGTTTCGTTCTTCGCCCAGACGCTGGGGACGGCTCATCCGGTGTCGTTGAAGCGGATCACGAAGGCCCTTGACGACGCCCTGGCGTGA